A DNA window from Amycolatopsis sp. DSM 110486 contains the following coding sequences:
- a CDS encoding carboxypeptidase regulatory-like domain-containing protein: MRVPRGRLLALILPVLAGLALVVGITQPGTTQSGASQSQPSANALATGGQAVLDAANTSGDAKPVAADKATRTATGKTAAKAPKALYAPTGCNPAKPKPHTVTCNSLFKAGKDLRPLTSNAGPLPDSLGPADIKAAYDLPDGGAGKTVAIIDALGDSHAEADLAVYRAQYGLPPCTTDNGCFRKVDQNGGVAYPADDDGWAQETALDLDAVSAACPACHILLVEGASTSPYDIVVGVDTAVRLGAKFVSNSYGIDGEDPEEGTLDSHYTVPGVAMVASTGDHAYGLQDWPAANPNVVAAGGTNLYRDPANPRGWSEQAWSDAGSGCSPYEPKPEYQQELATGCANRAIADVSAIADPASGFGIYDSGKTGGWGQVGGTSLSSPLIASMFALAGDPRPGTNPATYAYFNHGNDLYDVTEGTNGSCGGVLCTAGAGWDGPTGLGSPHGVATLAYTPQGTVAGHVRDTAGTPIAGATVTATGKGTGNVYHATTDDQGAYHLAVAADSYQIAVTRFGYENGSGELSLVDGQATTSDYAVAKIATQAVSGTVTDGSGHGWPLYAKITVDGYPGGAIYTDPFSGHYSVDLPQGAAYQLHVSAVQPGYQPIDKQVTVADSGVRQNFTAVVDSNACTALGYGHAALTRFDGWLGTTPKDGWTVTNADPASTGWTFDNGIELFNFISSGNYALASPITRDGKAEDTTFLSPVLDLTGDDAPVLSFGGVYVPDGNSAFDADLSLDGGATWSPLAHHTTDLVQTQVSMPLPQAAGKDSVRVRFHFQGAGNSLAELDDVVVGSCTAGDGGLVAGVVTDANNGRPLNDVTVADSAAAARSAVSSPTPDDAALADGFYELFDTTGAHQYTASLPRYSSPALSTTTGLNSVARLDVKLKAGQLAVGSTALAVSKTMGQVANQTVKLTNTGTAPVHVSLGEHVTGFTGVDPSAAAGWQPLANVPEFTYESALGGYQGKIYSAGGMPMHMLSPSARSYVYDPVTAAWSPIADMPEPVMRGAAAFLDGSLYVVGGAGMPGLLSTTYAYHPQTNTWSRLADLPAKLYGATAATLGGKLYVVGGCASVCGKDPVKTAFVYDPARNVWSALPDYPEAESDAACAGIHGEIVCAGGYIGGVTNIKSTYVFKPGSAAWTKVADAPYEVSQMAYSGANGRLQLAGGETGTGTVVSQAGETAHTIEYDPVSDKWSSLPDLPQEYYGGGRGACALYQVGSFVPALRTTAMLPGYDQCGDDDAGWLSEGSTELDLAPGATAKVAVTVDSGKVTQPGKYTATITLDTDSPYAVAALPVTLQATPPKAWGELTGTVTDTASGAPVADATVQVCTMVHNGVCGEVSYTLKTDAQGHYRLWLDKGYNPLMVTVAANGYQPQFRQVKVTAGTATVNDVALPKI, from the coding sequence TTGAGAGTCCCCCGGGGGCGCCTGCTGGCGCTCATCCTCCCGGTGCTGGCCGGCCTGGCGCTGGTCGTCGGCATCACCCAACCCGGCACGACACAATCCGGCGCGTCACAATCGCAACCGTCCGCGAACGCGCTCGCCACCGGCGGGCAGGCCGTGCTCGACGCGGCCAACACCTCCGGCGACGCGAAGCCCGTCGCCGCCGACAAGGCCACCCGGACGGCCACCGGCAAGACCGCCGCGAAGGCGCCGAAGGCGCTCTACGCGCCGACCGGCTGCAACCCCGCCAAGCCGAAGCCGCACACCGTCACGTGCAACTCGCTGTTCAAGGCGGGCAAGGACCTGCGCCCGCTGACCAGCAACGCCGGCCCGCTGCCGGACTCGCTCGGCCCGGCCGACATCAAGGCCGCCTACGACCTGCCCGACGGCGGCGCGGGTAAGACCGTCGCCATCATCGACGCGCTCGGCGACTCCCACGCCGAGGCCGACCTCGCCGTGTACCGCGCGCAGTACGGCCTCCCGCCGTGCACCACGGACAACGGCTGCTTCCGCAAGGTGGACCAGAACGGCGGCGTGGCTTACCCGGCCGACGACGACGGCTGGGCGCAGGAGACCGCGCTCGACCTCGACGCCGTCTCCGCCGCGTGCCCCGCGTGCCACATCCTGCTCGTCGAGGGCGCCTCCACGAGCCCGTACGACATCGTGGTCGGTGTGGACACCGCCGTGCGCCTGGGCGCGAAGTTCGTCTCGAACTCCTACGGCATCGACGGTGAAGACCCCGAAGAGGGCACGCTCGACTCGCACTACACCGTGCCGGGCGTCGCGATGGTCGCCTCGACCGGTGACCACGCCTACGGCCTGCAGGACTGGCCCGCCGCCAACCCGAACGTCGTCGCCGCCGGCGGCACGAACCTCTACCGCGACCCGGCGAACCCGCGCGGCTGGAGCGAGCAGGCCTGGTCCGACGCCGGCTCCGGCTGCTCCCCGTACGAGCCGAAGCCCGAATACCAGCAGGAACTCGCGACCGGCTGCGCGAACCGCGCCATCGCCGACGTCTCCGCCATCGCCGACCCGGCGAGCGGCTTCGGAATCTATGACTCCGGCAAGACGGGTGGCTGGGGCCAGGTGGGCGGCACGAGCCTGTCCTCGCCGCTGATCGCCTCGATGTTCGCCCTCGCCGGCGACCCGCGTCCGGGCACGAACCCCGCGACCTACGCCTACTTCAACCACGGCAACGACCTCTACGACGTCACCGAGGGCACCAACGGCTCGTGCGGCGGGGTGCTGTGCACTGCCGGCGCGGGCTGGGACGGCCCCACCGGCCTCGGCTCGCCCCACGGCGTCGCGACCCTCGCCTACACTCCACAAGGGACGGTCGCCGGGCACGTCCGCGACACCGCGGGCACGCCGATCGCCGGCGCCACGGTGACCGCCACCGGCAAGGGCACCGGCAACGTCTACCACGCCACGACCGACGACCAGGGCGCCTACCACCTCGCCGTCGCCGCCGACTCCTACCAGATCGCGGTCACCCGCTTCGGCTACGAGAACGGCAGCGGTGAGCTGTCCCTCGTGGACGGTCAGGCCACCACCTCCGACTACGCCGTCGCGAAGATCGCCACGCAGGCGGTGTCGGGCACCGTGACCGACGGCTCCGGCCACGGCTGGCCGCTGTACGCGAAGATCACCGTCGACGGTTACCCCGGCGGCGCGATTTACACCGACCCGTTCTCCGGCCACTACAGCGTCGACCTGCCGCAGGGCGCGGCCTACCAGCTGCACGTCTCCGCGGTGCAGCCCGGGTACCAGCCGATCGACAAGCAGGTGACCGTCGCCGATTCGGGCGTGCGGCAGAACTTCACCGCCGTCGTCGACTCGAACGCGTGCACCGCGCTCGGTTACGGCCACGCCGCGCTGACCCGCTTCGACGGCTGGCTCGGCACCACCCCGAAGGACGGGTGGACCGTGACGAACGCCGACCCGGCTTCGACGGGCTGGACGTTCGACAACGGCATCGAGCTGTTCAACTTCATCAGCAGCGGCAACTACGCGCTCGCCAGCCCGATCACCCGCGACGGAAAGGCGGAGGACACCACGTTCCTCTCACCGGTCCTCGACCTGACCGGCGACGACGCCCCGGTGCTGTCGTTCGGCGGCGTGTACGTGCCGGACGGGAACAGCGCGTTCGACGCCGATCTGTCCCTCGACGGCGGTGCCACGTGGAGCCCGCTGGCGCACCACACCACCGACCTCGTGCAAACGCAGGTGTCGATGCCGCTGCCGCAGGCCGCGGGCAAGGACTCCGTGCGCGTGCGGTTCCACTTCCAGGGTGCCGGGAACTCGCTCGCCGAGCTCGACGACGTGGTCGTCGGTTCGTGCACGGCCGGCGACGGCGGCCTGGTCGCCGGTGTGGTCACCGACGCCAACAACGGCCGGCCGCTCAACGACGTCACGGTGGCCGACTCGGCCGCTGCGGCCCGCTCCGCGGTCAGCTCGCCCACGCCTGACGACGCCGCGCTGGCGGACGGTTTCTACGAGCTGTTCGACACCACCGGTGCGCACCAGTACACGGCGAGCCTGCCGCGGTACTCGTCACCGGCGTTGTCGACGACAACCGGCCTGAACTCCGTGGCCCGCCTGGACGTCAAGCTCAAGGCCGGGCAGCTGGCGGTCGGCTCGACCGCGCTGGCCGTGAGCAAGACGATGGGCCAGGTCGCGAACCAGACGGTGAAGCTCACCAACACCGGCACGGCACCGGTGCACGTGTCGCTCGGCGAGCACGTCACCGGATTCACCGGGGTCGACCCGTCGGCGGCGGCCGGCTGGCAGCCGCTGGCGAACGTCCCGGAGTTCACCTACGAAAGCGCGCTCGGCGGTTACCAGGGCAAGATCTACAGCGCGGGCGGCATGCCCATGCACATGCTCTCGCCCTCGGCCCGCAGCTACGTTTACGATCCGGTCACCGCCGCGTGGTCGCCGATCGCGGACATGCCGGAGCCGGTGATGCGTGGTGCGGCGGCGTTCCTGGACGGTTCGCTGTACGTCGTCGGCGGGGCCGGGATGCCCGGCCTCCTGTCCACGACGTACGCCTACCACCCGCAGACGAACACCTGGTCGCGGCTGGCGGACCTGCCGGCGAAGCTCTACGGCGCCACCGCCGCCACTCTCGGCGGGAAGCTGTACGTGGTCGGCGGCTGCGCGAGTGTGTGCGGCAAGGACCCGGTGAAGACGGCGTTCGTCTACGACCCGGCGCGCAACGTCTGGTCGGCACTGCCCGACTACCCGGAGGCCGAGAGCGACGCGGCCTGCGCCGGTATCCACGGTGAGATCGTGTGCGCCGGCGGGTACATCGGTGGCGTCACGAACATCAAGTCGACCTACGTGTTCAAGCCGGGCAGCGCCGCGTGGACGAAGGTCGCCGACGCGCCGTACGAGGTCTCCCAGATGGCCTACAGCGGGGCGAACGGCCGCCTGCAGCTCGCCGGTGGCGAGACCGGCACCGGCACGGTCGTGTCCCAGGCCGGCGAGACCGCGCACACCATCGAGTACGACCCGGTGAGCGACAAGTGGTCGTCGCTGCCGGACCTGCCGCAGGAGTACTACGGCGGCGGGCGCGGGGCGTGTGCGCTCTACCAGGTCGGTTCGTTCGTGCCGGCGCTGCGCACCACGGCGATGCTGCCGGGCTACGACCAATGCGGTGACGACGACGCCGGCTGGCTCTCCGAAGGCAGCACCGAACTGGACCTCGCACCCGGCGCCACCGCGAAGGTCGCGGTGACCGTCGACTCCGGCAAGGTCACACAGCCCGGCAAGTACACGGCGACGATCACGCTCGACACCGACTCGCCCTACGCGGTGGCGGCCCTGCCTGTCACGCTGCAGGCCACGCCGCCCAAGGCGTGGGGTGAGCTCACGGGCACGGTCACCGACACCGCGTCCGGTGCTCCGGTGGCCGACGCCACGGTGCAGGTCTGCACGATGGTCCACAATGGAGTGTGCGGTGAGGTCTCGTACACCCTCAAGACCGACGCGCAGGGCCACTACCGGCTGTGGCTGGACAAGGGGTACAACCCGCTGATGGTCACGGTCGCCGCCAACGGGTACCAGCCGCAGTTCCGGCAGGTGAAGGTGACGGCGGGCACGGCCACTGTGAACGACGTGGCCTTGCCGAAGATCTAG
- a CDS encoding GntR family transcriptional regulator, whose translation MTDQPPEPASLVRTAYRAIREAVLDRQLLPGERVTVRPLTERLGISPTPVKAALAILEREGFLVARRHSGYFVAELTVADMRDIYELRSAVDTLAARDIARTQPAELLARLAELVAGQQAALAARDVPRYAELDREFHALIWQGSANRRLLAIADLLGAQLQLGQNVTITVPGRPEASLDEHGEILDALRSGDTAAAEQATRRHVAQVIRALESALPE comes from the coding sequence GTGACTGACCAGCCCCCCGAACCGGCCAGCCTGGTCCGCACCGCGTACCGGGCGATCCGCGAGGCCGTGCTGGACCGGCAGCTGCTGCCCGGCGAGCGGGTGACCGTGCGGCCGCTGACCGAGCGGCTCGGCATCTCGCCGACGCCGGTCAAGGCCGCGCTGGCGATCCTCGAACGCGAGGGGTTCCTCGTGGCTCGCCGGCACTCGGGGTATTTCGTCGCCGAGCTGACCGTCGCTGACATGCGCGACATCTACGAACTTCGCTCCGCCGTCGACACGCTCGCCGCGCGGGACATCGCCCGCACGCAGCCGGCGGAGCTGCTCGCCCGGCTGGCCGAGCTCGTCGCGGGCCAGCAGGCGGCCCTGGCCGCGCGCGACGTGCCGCGCTACGCCGAGCTCGACCGCGAGTTCCACGCCCTGATCTGGCAGGGCTCGGCCAACCGCCGCCTGCTGGCCATCGCCGATCTGCTCGGCGCGCAGCTGCAGCTGGGCCAGAACGTGACGATCACCGTCCCCGGCCGCCCCGAGGCCAGCCTCGACGAGCACGGGGAGATCCTGGACGCGCTGCGCTCCGGCGATACGGCGGCCGCGGAACAGGCGACGCGCCGGCACGTCGCTCAGGTCATCCGGGCGCTGGAGTCGGCTCTGCCCGAATAA
- a CDS encoding ABC transporter ATP-binding protein has protein sequence MTDLVVAEGLVKRYPVRGGTVAAVDGVGLSIERGTTLALVGESGCGKSTTGRLLLALERPDEGSVEVAGQAVHSIGKKQLRELRRTMQPVFQDPYDSLNGRMTVGQIVAEPLRVHHFRGDLDARVRELLEAVTLAPELAQRYPHELSGGQRQRVAIARAIALDPEFLVCDEPVSALDVSVQAQVVNLLRRLQDERGLTYLFISHDLALVRHLAHRVAVMYLGRIVEEGETEELFADPRHPYTQLLLAAAPRPRVRDHDRQEPVERLGEATSALTRSSGCSFAPRCPLATDLCRTEDPALRPLADTRAAACHYAETARVGAT, from the coding sequence ATGACGGATCTCGTGGTCGCGGAAGGACTGGTCAAGCGCTACCCGGTTCGCGGCGGCACGGTCGCGGCCGTCGACGGCGTCGGCCTGAGCATCGAACGCGGCACCACGCTGGCGCTCGTCGGCGAGTCCGGCTGCGGGAAGTCGACCACCGGGCGGCTGCTGCTCGCGCTGGAACGGCCCGACGAAGGCAGCGTCGAGGTCGCCGGGCAGGCCGTGCACTCGATCGGCAAGAAGCAGCTGCGCGAGCTGCGGCGCACGATGCAGCCGGTGTTCCAGGACCCGTACGACTCGCTCAACGGCCGCATGACCGTGGGCCAGATCGTCGCGGAACCCCTGCGCGTGCACCACTTCCGCGGTGACCTCGACGCGCGGGTGCGGGAGCTGCTCGAAGCCGTGACGCTCGCCCCGGAGCTCGCACAGCGGTATCCGCACGAGCTCTCGGGCGGGCAGCGCCAGCGCGTGGCGATCGCGCGGGCCATCGCGCTCGACCCGGAGTTCCTCGTGTGCGACGAGCCGGTGTCCGCTTTGGACGTTTCCGTGCAGGCGCAGGTGGTGAACCTGTTGCGGCGCCTGCAGGACGAGCGCGGCCTCACCTACCTGTTCATCAGCCACGACCTCGCACTGGTGCGCCACCTCGCCCACCGTGTGGCCGTGATGTACCTCGGCCGGATCGTGGAGGAGGGCGAGACCGAGGAGCTGTTCGCCGACCCGCGCCACCCGTACACGCAGCTGCTGCTCGCGGCCGCGCCCCGGCCGCGCGTGCGTGACCACGACCGGCAGGAACCGGTGGAGCGGCTCGGCGAGGCCACGAGTGCGCTGACGCGCTCGAGCGGCTGCTCGTTCGCCCCGCGCTGCCCGCTGGCCACGGACCTCTGCCGCACCGAAGATCCCGCGCTGCGGCCGCTCGCGGACACGCGCGCCGCGGCGTGCCACTACGCCGAGACCGCGCGGGTCGGAGCCACATGA
- a CDS encoding acyl-CoA dehydrogenase family protein, translating into MDFGLTEDQEALRRGARELAAKFPDEYWARCDAEGEFPWAFYTAFADAGWLGIAIPEEYGGGGLGIFEAALLLEEVAASGAGMNGCSTMHLTIFGLNTIVKHGSAALREEILPRAADGSLHVCFGVTEPDAGTDTTRIRTFARRDGDSYVINGRKVWITKAGQSQKMVLIARTTPLEDVERPTDGMSLFLVDVDPEAITLNAIPKMGRNAVSSYEVAIDDLRVPASARIGEEGQGFRYLLDGLNPERILLAHEALGLGRAAVDRAVAYARERIVFDRPIGQNQGIAFPLAEAQTRLDAAALMARNAAWRYDQGLSCGREANMAKWLCADAGFQAADRAMQTLGGMGYAKEYHVERYFREARLLRIAPVSQEMVLNYVSTHVLGLPKSY; encoded by the coding sequence GTGGACTTCGGGCTGACCGAAGACCAGGAAGCACTGCGCCGGGGCGCCCGCGAGCTGGCGGCGAAGTTCCCTGACGAGTACTGGGCGCGTTGCGATGCCGAGGGTGAGTTCCCGTGGGCCTTCTACACCGCGTTCGCCGACGCCGGCTGGCTCGGCATCGCGATCCCCGAGGAGTACGGCGGCGGCGGGCTCGGGATCTTCGAAGCCGCGCTGCTGCTCGAAGAAGTCGCGGCGTCCGGCGCCGGGATGAACGGGTGCAGCACCATGCATCTCACGATCTTCGGCCTCAACACCATCGTGAAACACGGCAGCGCCGCCCTGCGCGAGGAAATCCTCCCCCGCGCCGCCGACGGCTCACTGCACGTCTGCTTCGGCGTGACCGAACCGGACGCCGGCACCGACACCACGCGCATCCGCACCTTCGCCCGCCGCGACGGCGACAGTTACGTGATCAACGGCCGCAAGGTCTGGATCACCAAGGCCGGCCAGTCGCAGAAGATGGTGCTCATCGCGCGCACCACCCCGCTCGAGGACGTCGAGCGGCCCACCGACGGCATGTCGTTGTTCCTCGTGGACGTCGATCCGGAAGCGATCACGCTGAACGCGATCCCGAAGATGGGCCGCAACGCCGTCAGCTCCTACGAGGTCGCGATCGACGACCTGCGAGTGCCCGCGTCGGCCCGCATCGGCGAGGAAGGCCAGGGTTTCCGTTACCTGCTCGACGGACTGAACCCCGAACGCATCCTGCTCGCCCACGAAGCCCTCGGCCTCGGCCGCGCCGCCGTGGACCGCGCCGTGGCCTACGCGCGCGAGCGCATCGTGTTCGACCGGCCGATCGGGCAGAACCAGGGCATCGCGTTCCCGCTCGCCGAAGCCCAGACGCGCCTCGACGCCGCCGCGCTCATGGCACGCAACGCCGCCTGGCGTTACGACCAGGGCCTCTCGTGCGGGCGCGAGGCCAACATGGCCAAGTGGCTCTGCGCCGACGCGGGGTTCCAGGCCGCCGATCGCGCGATGCAGACCCTCGGCGGCATGGGCTACGCGAAGGAGTACCACGTCGAGCGTTACTTCCGTGAAGCCCGCCTGCTGCGGATCGCGCCGGTGAGCCAGGAGATGGTGCTGAACTACGTCTCCACGCACGTGCTCGGGCTGCCCAAGTCGTACTGA
- a CDS encoding ABC transporter ATP-binding protein: MTELLEVQDLKVSFGAGRDAVRGVDLTVGRGETLAVVGESGCGKSLTALSLLGLEPAAAQVTGSATLAGTELIGRGERELRRLRGTRAAMIFQDPMSSLNPTTRIGTQIAEVLAIHTPMRRSARLRHAVELMESVGITDAAARARQMPHELSGGMRQRVMISIALAGSPELLIADEPTTALDVTVQAQVLALLRERTRDTALLFITHDMGVVAEIADRVAVMYAGQVVETGTVREVLEAPRHPYTAALLRSVPDPDRPAAGELPTIPGQVPAVGAVLEGCPFRPRCDHADDTCATAPSLVEGVACWRPVSRESQEVA; the protein is encoded by the coding sequence ATGACTGAGCTGCTGGAAGTACAGGACCTGAAGGTCTCCTTCGGCGCCGGGCGTGACGCCGTGCGCGGGGTCGACCTCACCGTCGGCCGCGGCGAAACCCTCGCCGTGGTCGGGGAATCCGGGTGCGGCAAGAGCCTCACCGCGCTGTCGCTACTCGGCCTCGAACCCGCCGCCGCGCAGGTGACGGGGTCGGCGACGCTGGCCGGCACGGAGCTCATCGGCCGCGGTGAACGCGAGCTGCGGCGCCTGCGCGGCACCCGCGCGGCGATGATCTTCCAGGACCCGATGAGCTCGCTGAACCCGACCACCCGCATCGGCACGCAGATCGCCGAGGTGCTGGCCATCCACACGCCGATGCGGCGCTCGGCCCGGCTGCGCCACGCGGTGGAGCTCATGGAGTCCGTGGGCATCACCGACGCCGCGGCGCGGGCGCGGCAGATGCCGCACGAGCTGTCCGGCGGCATGCGCCAGCGCGTGATGATCTCGATCGCGCTGGCCGGCAGTCCCGAGCTGCTCATCGCGGACGAGCCCACCACGGCGCTCGACGTGACCGTGCAGGCCCAGGTCCTCGCGCTCCTGCGGGAACGCACGCGGGACACGGCGCTGCTGTTCATCACGCACGACATGGGCGTGGTCGCGGAAATCGCCGACCGCGTCGCGGTGATGTACGCGGGGCAGGTCGTGGAGACCGGCACCGTGCGCGAAGTCCTCGAAGCCCCGCGCCACCCCTACACCGCGGCGCTGCTGCGCTCGGTGCCCGATCCCGACCGCCCGGCGGCCGGGGAACTGCCCACCATCCCCGGGCAGGTCCCCGCCGTCGGCGCGGTGCTCGAAGGCTGCCCGTTCCGGCCCCGGTGCGACCACGCCGACGACACCTGCGCCACCGCCCCGTCCCTCGTCGAGGGTGTCGCCTGCTGGCGCCCGGTGTCCCGCGAATCCCAGGAGGTGGCGTGA
- a CDS encoding penicillin acylase family protein, whose translation MITRDEYGIPSVVAETEDQAWFELGRAAAEDRLWQLEYDRRRARGRWAEVVGEPAVAADRLARRLRLADAADRDLAAMDPATLATFEHYAAGINAHVAEHGAGVEHERGGIGWEPWTPRDSLLMFKIRHVLMGVWQYKIARAVLRAMAGAEVAAKLDPRPLPGMRVTVPPLGRVDDARANLFEQARADVEAAAEHLGFLSESEGGSNAWVLGGSRTASGKPLLVNDSHRALDVPNTYWQAHVRCPEFTVSGATFPGLPGFPHFGHNGRVGWAITNAAADAQDLYVEHFRGEQVRTADGWADASVRDEVIHVRDGEDRVERCWLTPNGPVVHGDPASGAALSLRWTATDGACEQFGVLRRMLLAPDVPTLLDAQDGWVDPVNNLLAADNNGHVGHIGYLLRGQLPARDNHAATQLPVPGWEPAHRWRGRVPFGEMPRTEDPPEDLIVTSNNTVTAATHPVVSHAVNDSYRSERIHELAAAAGPATADDMRAWQGDTTSVAARRWAELLDGRGPFTGDAELARAVIVAGRGDLGPGETTGLVHACFRREVAARVLDAEIGADTRAWLMKCGLPGMPVVLRRWFASLTWPREGEWPAERLGDDLLADALAAAWRRVAETGPRPWGEVHRTAAKHPLHPVAGSEFDPPAVGIGGDNETIQNGAYGWAPGGRFDITNLSVYRQVLDLADLDASGWVIPGGASGSPGSAHYSDQLISWQRHELVPMHPTGATATTAAAATIEEPRPGD comes from the coding sequence ATGATCACTCGCGACGAGTACGGAATTCCCTCGGTGGTGGCGGAAACCGAGGATCAGGCGTGGTTCGAGCTCGGCCGTGCCGCCGCCGAGGACCGGCTGTGGCAGCTGGAGTACGACCGTCGCCGCGCCCGCGGCCGCTGGGCCGAGGTCGTGGGCGAGCCGGCCGTGGCCGCCGACCGGCTCGCGCGCCGGCTGCGCCTCGCCGACGCCGCCGACCGCGACCTGGCGGCCATGGACCCCGCCACGCTCGCGACGTTCGAGCACTACGCGGCGGGCATCAACGCCCACGTCGCCGAGCACGGCGCCGGCGTCGAGCACGAACGCGGCGGCATCGGCTGGGAACCGTGGACGCCACGGGACTCCCTGCTGATGTTCAAGATCCGCCACGTGCTGATGGGCGTGTGGCAGTACAAGATCGCCCGCGCCGTGCTGCGCGCGATGGCCGGCGCCGAGGTGGCCGCGAAGCTGGACCCGCGGCCGTTGCCGGGCATGCGCGTGACGGTGCCGCCGCTGGGCCGGGTCGACGACGCCCGCGCGAACCTGTTCGAGCAGGCGCGCGCCGACGTCGAGGCGGCGGCCGAGCACCTCGGGTTCCTGAGCGAGTCCGAGGGCGGGTCCAACGCGTGGGTGCTCGGCGGCAGCCGCACCGCGAGCGGGAAACCGTTGCTGGTCAACGACTCCCACCGCGCCCTGGACGTGCCCAACACCTACTGGCAGGCCCACGTGCGCTGCCCGGAGTTCACGGTGTCCGGCGCGACGTTCCCCGGGCTCCCGGGCTTCCCGCACTTCGGCCACAACGGCCGCGTCGGCTGGGCGATCACCAACGCCGCTGCCGACGCGCAGGACCTCTACGTGGAGCACTTCCGCGGCGAGCAGGTGCGCACGGCCGACGGCTGGGCGGACGCGTCCGTGCGCGACGAGGTCATCCACGTCCGCGACGGCGAGGACCGCGTCGAACGCTGCTGGCTGACCCCGAACGGTCCCGTCGTGCACGGCGATCCGGCGAGCGGCGCGGCCCTGTCGCTGCGCTGGACGGCCACCGACGGCGCGTGCGAACAGTTCGGCGTGCTGCGCCGGATGCTGCTCGCCCCCGACGTACCCACGCTGCTCGACGCTCAGGACGGCTGGGTCGACCCGGTCAACAACCTCCTGGCCGCCGACAACAACGGACACGTCGGGCACATCGGCTACCTGCTGCGCGGGCAGCTCCCGGCGCGCGACAACCACGCCGCGACCCAGCTGCCGGTGCCCGGCTGGGAGCCTGCGCACCGCTGGCGCGGCCGCGTGCCGTTCGGCGAGATGCCGCGGACCGAGGACCCGCCGGAAGACCTCATCGTCACGTCGAACAACACGGTCACCGCCGCGACGCACCCGGTCGTTTCCCACGCCGTCAATGACTCCTACCGCTCCGAGCGCATCCACGAGCTGGCCGCCGCGGCCGGCCCCGCGACCGCCGACGACATGCGCGCGTGGCAGGGCGACACGACGTCGGTCGCGGCCCGGCGCTGGGCGGAGCTGCTCGACGGGCGCGGCCCGTTCACCGGCGACGCGGAGCTGGCCCGCGCCGTGATCGTGGCCGGCCGGGGCGACCTCGGGCCCGGCGAGACCACGGGGCTCGTGCACGCGTGCTTCCGCCGCGAGGTCGCCGCGCGCGTCCTGGACGCCGAGATCGGCGCGGACACGCGGGCGTGGCTGATGAAGTGCGGGCTGCCGGGCATGCCGGTGGTGCTGCGCCGCTGGTTCGCGAGCCTGACCTGGCCGCGCGAGGGCGAGTGGCCCGCCGAGCGGCTCGGCGACGACCTGCTGGCCGACGCGCTCGCCGCGGCCTGGCGCCGAGTGGCCGAAACAGGTCCGCGGCCGTGGGGCGAGGTCCACCGGACGGCGGCCAAGCACCCGCTGCACCCCGTGGCCGGCTCGGAGTTCGACCCGCCGGCCGTCGGCATCGGCGGCGACAACGAGACGATCCAGAACGGCGCCTACGGCTGGGCCCCGGGCGGGCGGTTCGACATCACCAACCTGTCGGTCTACCGCCAGGTACTCGATCTGGCCGATCTCGACGCCTCCGGCTGGGTGATTCCGGGCGGAGCGTCCGGCTCGCCCGGTTCGGCGCACTATTCTGACCAGCTGATCTCATGGCAGCGCCACGAGCTCGTCCCGATGCACCCGACGGGAGCCACAGCAACCACAGCAGCCGCAGCCACGATCGAGGAGCCGCGACCCGGTGACTGA